One window from the genome of Garra rufa chromosome 1, GarRuf1.0, whole genome shotgun sequence encodes:
- the LOC141305217 gene encoding uncharacterized protein has protein sequence MEDFQIEIPEIEIPEIEIPEIEVPEGDFCDVEMEMEMEMDYGYDLEMEDDNGEGIEDEESETKRPSCPKARNPKRQMQQNRQVQYNRQMQQNRQIQYNRQMQQNRQIQYNRQMQQNRQIQYNRQMQQNLQGPRKVQAKVKDYLRLSVFTITFCNCLFLGMAALICSLKAINRKYRRDVKGAKKFSRCALAANICAIITTIITIIVVSVVTAIVNQSFCDCVSHYVVDDFLCSTEPY, from the exons ATGGAAGACTTTCAAATTGAAATTCCAGAAATTGAAATTCCAGAAATTGAAATTCCAGAAATTGAAGTTCCAGAAGGAGACTTTTGTGATGTGGAGATGGAGATGGAGATGGAAATGGATTATGGTTATGATTTAGAGATGGAGGATGATAATGGGGAGGGCATAGAAGATGAAGAATCTGAGACTAAGAGACCATCTTGTCCAAAAGCTAGAAATCCAAAACGCCAAATGCAGCAGAACCGTCAAGTCCAGTACAACCGCCAAATGCAGCAGAACCGCCAAATCCAGTACAACCGCCAAATGCAGCAGAACCGCCAAATCCAGTACAACCGCCAAATGCAGCAGAACCGCCAAATCCAGTACAACCGCCAAATGCAGCAAAACCTCCAAGGTCCTCGCAAAGTCCAAGCAAAAGTGAAAGACTACTTACGCCTCTCTGTGTTCACCATCACTTTCTGCAACTGCCTGTTTCTGGGTATGGCTGCATTGATATGCTCCTTGAAG GCAATAAACAGGAAGTATAGGAGAGATGTCAAAGGAGCAAAGAAATTCAGCCGCTGTGCTCTGGCTGCCAATATTTGTGCCATTATTACAACCATCATCACCAtaattgttgtttctgttgtcaCTGCAATTGTTAATCAATc TTTCTGTGATTGTGTGAGTCACTATGTAGTGGATGACTTCTTGTGTTCCACTGAACCCTACTGa
- the LOC141327812 gene encoding guanine nucleotide-binding protein G(I)/G(S)/G(O) subunit gamma-10, producing MSNNSAGGLVSLQKNVKQLRFEAGIRRIKVSQAAADLKTFCLQNAHKDPLLMGVPSSDNPFRPPKSCALF from the exons ATGTCGAATAACAGCGCAGGCGGTTTGGTGAGCCTGCAAAAAAACGTCAAGCAGCTGCGATTTGAAGCGGGGATCCGCCGAATTAAA GTTTCTCAAGCTGCGGCAGATCTGAAGACCTTTTGCTTGCAAAATGCCCATAAGGACCCTCTCCTCATGGGGGTGCCATCAAGCGACAACCCCTTTCGACCACCCAAATCATGTGCTCTCTTCTGA
- the aldh3b1 gene encoding aldehyde dehydrogenase family 3 member B1, whose translation MEGQKQVLEKLRGAFRSGVTLPVHFRLTQLEAMMSLLEDNETQILEAMHEDLAKPKFEAVLSEIDMVVNDICFTISNLQTWMKPTYVGTNLATKFDDCFVRREPLGVVLIIGAWNYPLQVILSPLIGAIAAGNCAILKPSEISRATEKLLAELIPKYLSQECYAVICGGAEETKTLLENRFDHIFYTGSQSVARCILQAAAVHLTPVTLELGGKCPCLIYGRLDMKSAAKRLVWAKFFNAGQSCVAPDYVLCTAETRDMLLPFMKEALESFYGSEPQQSQDMGRIVTDRHWDRLVEMLKKSEGKIVIGGESDRKTRYIAPTVLVDVKESDALMQEEIFGPILPILTIKSLDEGISFMNEREKPLALYAFSDESQVVTTVLERTSSGGFCSNDGIVHMTLSGLPFGGVGASGMGNYHGRWSFETFSHKRGCMLRGWGLERVNVLRYPPYTESNLSWLRWATTSKKKGWVGCSIM comes from the exons ATGGAGGGCCAGAAACAGGTGCTGGAGAAGCTGCGGGGTGCTTTCCGCTCAGGTGTGACCCTTCCTGTCCACTTCCGTTTGACTCAGCTGGAGGCCATGATGTCACTGCTTGAAGACAATGAAACCCAGATTTTAGAGGCAATGCATGAAGACCTTGCTAAG CCCAAGTTTGAGGCAGTGCTGTCAGAGATTGATATGGTGGTGAATGACATTTGCTTCACCATTAGCAACCTGCAAACCTGGATGAAGCCCACTTATGTGGGCACAAACTTG gcAACAAAGTTTGATGACTGTTTTGTACGCAGAGAGCCATTAGGTGTTGTTTTGATTATTGGAGCATGGAACTATCCACTTCAGGTTATTTTGTCACCTTTGATTGGTGCAATTGCTGCAG GTAACTGTGCTATTCTGAAGCCATCAGAAATAAGTCGAGCAACCGAAAAGCTTCTTGCTGAACTTATTCCAAAGTACCTGTCCCAG GAGTGTTATGCAGTCATTTGTGGTGGAGCAGAAGAGACCAAGACATTGCTGGAGAATAGATTTGATCATATCTTCTACACAG GCTCGCAGTCAGTGGCTCGTTGCATCCTGCAGGCCGCAGCGGTGCACCTCACCCCAGTAACTCTTGAGCTGGGTGGAAAGTGCCCTTGTTTGATATATGGCCGGCTAGACATGAAATCTGCTGCTAAGAGGCTGGTGTGGGCTAAGTTTTTCAACGCAGGTCAGAGTTGTGTGGCTCCAGATTATGTTTTATGCACTGCTGAGACGAGAGACATGCTGTTACCTTTTATGAAAGAGGCTCTGGAGAGTTTCTATGGGTCTGAGCCCCAGCAAAGCCAAGACATGGGCCGTATTGTGACTGACAGGCACTGGGACCGACTGGTTGAGATGCTAAAGAAGTCTGAGGGAAAGATAGTGATAGGAGGAGAGAGTGACAGAAAGACAAGGTACATTG CCCCCACTGTTCTCGTGGATGTCAAGGAGTCAGACGCTTTAATGCAGGAGGAGATTTTTGGCCCTATCCTCCCCATTCTAACCATAAAGTCTCTTGATGAAGGAATCAGTTTCATGAATGAGAGGGAAAAGCCTCTGGCTCTCTACGCCTTCTCTGATGAGTCTCAG GTTGTAACTACAGTTCTTGAGAGGACCAGCAGTGGAGGCTTCTGTTCCAATGATGGAATAGTTCACATGACCCTTTCTGGATTACCCTTCGGAGGAGTTG GCGCCAGTGGAATGGGCAACTACCACGGTCGTTGGAGCTTTGAGACATTCAGTCACAAGCGTGGCTGCATGCTGAGGGGATGGGGCCTGGAGCGTGTCAATGTGTTGCGCTACCCACCTTATACTGAAAGCAATCTCAGCTGGCTGCGCTGGGCCACCACCTCCAAGAAGAAAGGGTGGGTAGGATGTTCTATTATGTGA
- the clpp gene encoding ATP-dependent Clp protease proteolytic subunit, mitochondrial, translated as MLLRRVLQCGVSALKINRSLHQSALWRSPLIPIVVEQTGRGERAYDIYSRLLRERIICVMGPIDDSVASLVIAQLLFLQSESNNKPIHMYINSPGGVVTSGLAIYDTMQYILNPISTWCVGQAASMGSLLLAAGTAGMRHSLPNARIMVHQPSGGARGQATDIAIQAEEILKLKRLINNIYCKHTGQLLETIEGVMERDRYMSPMEAQDFGIIDKVLVHPPQAGQDEPELVQKEPTSPASASTSPQPQASEPGQSGSSPPSSYKPEP; from the exons ATGTTGTTACGT AGGGTCTTACAGTGTGGTGTTTCTGCACTCAAAATTAATCGGTCCCTTCACCAGAGTGCGCTATGGAGAAGTCCACTCATACCTATAGTTGTGGAGCAGACG GGCCGAGGAGAGCGTGCATATGACATCTACTCAAGGCTGCTTCGAGAAAGAATTATTTGTGTTATGGGTCCA ATCGATGACTCCGTAGCTTCTCTGGTTATCGCTCAGCTGCTCTTTCTCCAGTCTGAGAGCAACAACAAGCCTATTCACATGTACATCAACAGTCCTG GTGGTGTGGTTACATCTGGACTTGCGATCTATGACACTATGCAGTACATCTTAAATCCTATATCTACCTGGTGTGTGGGTCAGGCCGCAAGTATGGGCAGTCTTCTTCTGGCTGCAGGAACCGCGGGCATGAGGCATTCCCTGCCCAATGCCCGAATCATGGTGCACCAGCCCTCCGGAGGAGCAAGG GGGCAAGCAACAGATATTGCCATACAGGCTGAGGAGATTCTCAAACTTAAAAGACTAATCAACAACATCTATTGCAAACACACAGGGCAGCTTTTAGAGACTATAG AGGGTGTGATGGAGAGAGACCGGTACATGAGCCCGATGGAAGCGCAGGATTTCGGGATCATCGACAAAGTCCTGGTTCATCCACCACAGGCTGGGCAGGATGAGCCAGAACTTGTTCAAAAAGAGCCCACCAGCCCTGCAAGCGCTTCCACCTCCCCTCAACCTCAAGCCTCTGAGCCGGGCCAGTCCGGCAGCAGCCCTCCCTCTTCATACAAACCTGAACCCTGA